From one Basilea psittacipulmonis DSM 24701 genomic stretch:
- the fdhD gene encoding formate dehydrogenase accessory sulfurtransferase FdhD, with protein sequence MNHEAIKAYWVKRSDASGLEKTETDIISCEVPIALVYNGISHVVLMGVAQDLEALAIGFSLSEQIVTRITDIYDIDIHYLKQGIELRIEISSACFHRLKERRRNLSGRTGCGLCGIDSLSQAVMPIQKIHPEFSVKAQAIRKAIIDFPNHQAMRYMTGSMHAAAWFDTHGQLQAIFEDLGRHNALDKLLGDLSQKHPVLPQGFILVSSRASYEMVAKSNVMGVSILVAVSAATSMAIDMADEAGMCLIGFARPDRFTIYTHAELVSEQ encoded by the coding sequence ATGAACCATGAAGCCATCAAGGCATATTGGGTAAAAAGAAGTGACGCATCAGGGCTAGAAAAAACCGAAACAGATATCATTTCTTGTGAGGTTCCGATAGCCCTGGTTTACAATGGTATCTCTCATGTTGTGTTAATGGGAGTGGCTCAGGATTTAGAAGCATTGGCCATTGGCTTTAGTCTGAGTGAACAGATTGTGACGCGTATCACCGATATTTATGATATCGATATACATTACTTGAAGCAAGGCATAGAACTAAGAATTGAGATTAGTAGTGCGTGTTTTCATCGATTAAAAGAACGTCGTCGAAATCTTTCGGGAAGAACAGGCTGCGGTTTGTGTGGTATTGATAGTCTTTCACAGGCAGTCATGCCTATCCAAAAGATTCATCCTGAATTTTCAGTGAAGGCACAAGCCATTAGAAAAGCCATTATTGACTTTCCCAATCACCAAGCTATGCGTTATATGACGGGTTCTATGCATGCCGCCGCTTGGTTTGACACGCATGGTCAGTTACAAGCAATTTTTGAGGATTTAGGCAGACACAATGCACTGGATAAATTATTAGGCGATTTATCTCAAAAGCATCCTGTGTTGCCCCAAGGATTTATATTAGTATCCAGTCGTGCAAGCTATGAAATGGTTGCAAAGTCCAATGTTATGGGAGTCAGTATCCTTGTCGCCGTTTCGGCAGCAACCTCTATGGCGATCGATATGGCGGATGAAGCAGGTATGTGTTTAATTGGATTTGCCAGACCAGATAGATTTACAATTTACACGCATGCTGAATTAGTGAGTGAACAATAA
- a CDS encoding formate dehydrogenase subunit gamma, with the protein MMKKPLLQRYSRSERINHWVVAVCFVLLAISGLAFFYPAFFWLSNVFGTPQLARMIHPIVGVVMFVGFTVQFFRYFRHNFINKEDVKWMLAVRQVLKGHEVGDIGKYNGGQKAMFWVMTLCMLVMVVTGLIAWRPYFAPHFSIPVIRLALLFHAWSATILIASIIVHVYAAIWVRGTIRAMIEGVVTQHWAKKHHPRWYREMMQKAEQHQTEEKTPE; encoded by the coding sequence ATGATGAAAAAACCTTTACTTCAAAGATATTCGCGTTCTGAACGGATTAACCACTGGGTAGTGGCGGTTTGTTTTGTGCTATTGGCCATTTCAGGATTAGCATTCTTTTATCCCGCTTTTTTCTGGTTAAGTAATGTGTTTGGTACGCCTCAACTGGCACGCATGATTCATCCTATTGTTGGCGTTGTCATGTTTGTAGGGTTTACGGTGCAGTTTTTTAGATATTTTCGTCATAACTTTATCAACAAAGAAGACGTCAAGTGGATGTTGGCAGTTAGACAAGTACTAAAAGGTCATGAAGTGGGCGATATTGGCAAGTACAATGGTGGCCAAAAAGCCATGTTCTGGGTGATGACTCTTTGTATGTTAGTCATGGTGGTAACGGGCTTGATTGCTTGGCGTCCTTACTTTGCTCCTCATTTTTCTATTCCTGTCATTCGCTTGGCATTATTGTTCCACGCTTGGTCGGCAACGATTTTAATTGCCAGCATCATCGTTCATGTTTATGCAGCGATTTGGGTAAGAGGAACGATTCGTGCCATGATCGAGGGTGTGGTGACCCAACACTGGGCAAAGAAACATCATCCTCGTTGGTATCGTGAAATGATGCAAAAAGCAGAACAACATCAAACTGAGGAAAAAACACCAGAATGA
- the fdhE gene encoding formate dehydrogenase accessory protein FdhE, with protein sequence MIEIQVDEFFHKPFFMPPSQDVFALRAARYEELAQADQTPWSLYLRILADICHAQDTLLRSIAPLESFIIREQTILKPFDTQEVPDVFQTYFSQFLSILQEQTKEEKIKQAVQAVKEKSIDALWQLAQTDGPRKPVVQTIIVRALLEVLWTSACITLKEKDVPIKKERVHCPCCGHEAVSSIVLLKSDYYNLRYQHCPRCNARWNVLRAKCTFCDSQKSISLKDMENGENPSYLGAKAHICEECSHYAKIIFQTKQPHADPIADDIASVILDILVSDTYSRGGENPYLILESDTQSTGN encoded by the coding sequence ATGATAGAAATACAAGTTGATGAGTTTTTTCATAAACCTTTTTTTATGCCCCCCAGCCAAGATGTCTTTGCTTTAAGGGCGGCTCGTTATGAAGAATTAGCTCAAGCCGATCAAACTCCTTGGTCGTTATATTTGCGAATATTGGCAGATATTTGTCATGCTCAAGACACTTTATTACGATCCATTGCACCGTTAGAAAGCTTTATTATTCGAGAGCAGACGATTTTAAAACCTTTTGATACACAGGAAGTTCCTGATGTTTTTCAAACGTATTTTTCTCAATTTTTGTCGATATTGCAGGAACAAACAAAAGAAGAAAAAATCAAGCAGGCCGTCCAAGCCGTAAAAGAAAAAAGCATAGATGCTTTATGGCAGTTGGCCCAAACTGACGGCCCACGTAAACCCGTTGTTCAGACAATCATCGTGCGAGCATTGTTAGAAGTGCTGTGGACCAGTGCTTGTATCACATTGAAAGAAAAAGATGTGCCTATAAAAAAAGAACGTGTTCATTGTCCTTGTTGTGGTCATGAAGCGGTTTCTAGTATCGTTTTGCTAAAATCGGATTATTACAATCTTCGTTATCAGCATTGCCCTCGTTGTAATGCACGTTGGAATGTATTGAGAGCAAAATGTACTTTTTGCGATTCTCAAAAGTCGATTTCATTAAAAGATATGGAAAACGGCGAGAATCCAAGTTATTTGGGAGCAAAAGCTCATATTTGCGAGGAATGCTCACATTATGCCAAAATTATATTTCAGACTAAACAACCACACGCAGACCCCATTGCGGATGATATTGCGAGTGTTATTCTGGACATTTTGGTATCAGACACGTATTCTAGAGGTGGAGAAAATCCTTATTTGATATTAGAAAGCGATACCCAATCTACGGGAAATTAG
- the trmD gene encoding tRNA (guanosine(37)-N1)-methyltransferase TrmD, producing MRFDVITLFPEMFQALTQYGITSRAWQQGLWTLRCWNPRDYTQDVHHTVDDRPYGGGPGMVMLAKPLHDAWKDIQTQIPSQRRTILLSPCGKPFVQADAQRLLEESGAIFVCGRYEGIDQRFIDLCVDEEYSLGDFVLSGGELACMAFMDASVRLIPQAMNSEASYKQDSFQEELSGLLDSPHYTRPVDFEGMTVPQVLMSGNHALIEQWRRQESLKLTFERRPELLEQAAHRLSDKDLAFLKTLHSSDF from the coding sequence ATGCGTTTTGATGTCATTACTTTGTTTCCAGAAATGTTTCAAGCCCTTACTCAGTACGGTATTACGAGCAGGGCTTGGCAACAAGGTCTATGGACGTTAAGGTGTTGGAATCCTCGCGATTATACGCAAGATGTTCACCACACGGTTGATGACCGTCCTTATGGAGGTGGGCCTGGAATGGTGATGTTGGCAAAGCCTTTGCATGATGCGTGGAAAGATATTCAAACTCAAATCCCTAGCCAAAGAAGAACGATTTTATTAAGCCCTTGTGGAAAACCTTTTGTTCAGGCGGATGCTCAACGATTGTTAGAGGAATCTGGGGCGATTTTTGTTTGTGGCCGTTATGAGGGGATTGATCAACGATTTATTGATTTATGTGTGGATGAAGAATATAGTCTGGGAGATTTTGTGTTAAGTGGAGGTGAACTGGCATGCATGGCGTTCATGGATGCGAGTGTGCGTTTAATTCCACAAGCGATGAACTCAGAAGCCTCATATAAACAAGACTCTTTTCAAGAAGAATTGTCAGGTTTGTTAGACAGTCCTCATTATACAAGACCCGTGGATTTTGAGGGTATGACGGTGCCTCAAGTGTTGATGTCAGGTAATCATGCTTTGATTGAACAATGGCGTCGTCAAGAGAGTTTAAAACTTACTTTTGAACGTCGTCCAGAATTATTAGAACAAGCAGCTCATCGATTAAGTGATAAAGATTTGGCTTTTTTAAAAACCTTACATTCATCAGATTTTTGA
- a CDS encoding lytic murein transglycosylase: MTSLHISKTLFTCAVLTFSTSALSQTLPQTKEALLTCLNSIKPKDIDTALYQKITASIEPDFSVLDKLNYQPEFKLPSWDYYSVLVDQERVNDGLVMMNQYKTVLDRIHQQYKVPPQVIVAIWGIESNYGKNIGQTPILNSLATLSCYGRRQNYFRTELTAALKIIASGDVRAEDLKGSWAGAFGNTQFMPSTYRRLAVDFDKDGKKDLVNSVPDALASTANFLIKSGWKPGLAWGLEVKLPQHFDTSQTAWNKRKTAKQWQDLGLKPYASRQSITQVFPEHTSLGLLLPDGPNGIALLVSQNFTAVYRYNASTNYALAILGLAQKLNLKTDFEKKWSRQGLSRKDRVQLQDHLKSLGYDIGSSDGILGSKSRHAIQALQQEWGMTADGVADKEFYQKLIHHSQATSSQE, encoded by the coding sequence ATGACATCACTTCATATCTCCAAAACACTTTTTACCTGTGCCGTCTTAACATTCAGCACCAGTGCACTGAGCCAAACATTACCCCAAACCAAAGAAGCACTACTGACTTGTCTAAACTCGATAAAGCCTAAAGATATTGATACGGCGTTATATCAGAAGATTACTGCCTCTATCGAACCCGATTTCTCTGTATTAGACAAGCTTAACTATCAGCCTGAATTTAAGCTACCCAGCTGGGATTATTATTCAGTGTTAGTCGATCAGGAACGTGTGAATGATGGACTGGTGATGATGAACCAATACAAAACCGTTTTAGATCGCATCCATCAACAATATAAAGTCCCTCCTCAGGTAATCGTAGCTATTTGGGGTATCGAAAGCAATTATGGCAAAAACATCGGACAAACGCCGATCTTAAATTCACTGGCCACGTTAAGTTGTTACGGTCGTCGCCAAAACTATTTTAGAACAGAACTAACAGCCGCCTTGAAGATTATTGCTTCGGGAGATGTACGTGCTGAGGATTTAAAAGGTTCTTGGGCAGGTGCTTTTGGCAATACCCAGTTTATGCCTAGCACTTATCGCCGTCTTGCAGTAGATTTTGATAAAGATGGCAAAAAAGATCTCGTTAATAGCGTGCCAGATGCATTAGCTTCTACCGCGAACTTCCTGATTAAATCAGGCTGGAAACCAGGTCTAGCATGGGGACTTGAGGTCAAACTACCCCAACATTTTGATACCAGTCAAACTGCATGGAACAAAAGAAAAACCGCCAAACAATGGCAAGATCTAGGTTTAAAGCCCTATGCATCCAGACAGTCTATTACCCAAGTGTTTCCTGAACACACATCACTTGGTTTGTTATTGCCTGATGGACCGAATGGGATTGCACTTTTAGTGAGTCAAAACTTCACCGCTGTCTATCGCTATAATGCATCGACTAATTATGCCTTGGCTATTTTAGGACTTGCTCAAAAACTCAATTTAAAAACGGATTTTGAGAAAAAATGGTCTCGACAAGGCCTATCGCGTAAAGATAGAGTCCAATTACAAGATCATCTAAAGTCTTTGGGTTATGACATCGGCAGCAGCGATGGTATTCTGGGAAGTAAGAGCCGACACGCCATTCAAGCATTACAGCAGGAATGGGGAATGACGGCTGATGGCGTGGCGGATAAGGAGTTTTACCAAAAACTTATCCATCATTCCCAAGCCACCTCCTCTCAAGAGTAA
- the rimM gene encoding ribosome maturation factor RimM (Essential for efficient processing of 16S rRNA) gives MDSNLIELGYVSGAFGIKGMVKLKVYCHPQDSILFSQKECYLSLLNQRNSETKKLTIQQIKLHGDEIICQFEGINDRDAAQALRGYTVQVARDDFPETDDETFYWVDLIGCDVFYANEEQDERLFAGPESQEFEEIDPIAEALTYMGKVRTVSENGVHAILHVCPEVELADGQKDFKRTPKGQYVDQLIPFVRQRVPYVDLQTAVIITDIPPEN, from the coding sequence ATGGACAGTAACCTTATCGAATTAGGTTATGTTTCAGGTGCCTTTGGTATTAAAGGCATGGTGAAACTAAAGGTATATTGTCATCCCCAAGATAGCATTCTTTTTTCTCAGAAAGAGTGCTATCTTTCTCTTTTGAACCAAAGAAATTCAGAAACCAAAAAACTCACCATTCAGCAGATTAAGTTGCATGGCGATGAGATTATTTGTCAGTTTGAGGGAATTAATGATCGTGACGCGGCTCAGGCTTTACGCGGTTATACCGTCCAAGTGGCACGAGATGATTTTCCTGAAACAGATGATGAAACCTTTTATTGGGTTGATCTTATTGGCTGTGATGTCTTTTATGCAAATGAAGAACAGGATGAACGCTTGTTTGCAGGCCCTGAGTCTCAAGAGTTTGAGGAAATTGACCCGATAGCCGAGGCATTGACCTATATGGGCAAGGTCAGAACTGTTTCTGAAAACGGCGTTCATGCGATTTTGCATGTTTGTCCAGAGGTGGAGTTGGCTGATGGCCAAAAGGATTTTAAACGTACACCGAAAGGGCAGTATGTTGATCAGCTTATTCCTTTTGTCAGACAACGCGTCCCTTATGTTGACTTGCAGACAGCGGTCATTATTACTGATATACCTCCAGAAAATTAA
- the rpsP gene encoding 30S ribosomal protein S16, with the protein MVVVRLSRGGSKKRPFYSIVATDSRNRRDGRFIERLGFYNPVGKEGVENLRINLERLNHWTNNGAQVSLTVQRLVKEYAANVA; encoded by the coding sequence ATGGTAGTTGTTCGTTTATCTCGTGGTGGCTCTAAAAAGCGCCCATTTTACAGCATCGTAGCTACTGATTCTCGTAATCGTCGTGATGGTCGTTTTATTGAACGTTTAGGTTTTTACAACCCAGTAGGTAAAGAGGGTGTTGAAAATCTTCGTATTAATTTGGAACGTTTGAATCACTGGACAAATAACGGTGCACAGGTATCATTAACTGTACAACGTCTTGTAAAAGAATACGCAGCTAACGTTGCCTAA
- a CDS encoding carboxy terminal-processing peptidase, which produces MKVQKLLLTLGLLTAVSTASFATEISVTEPVSNVSSSNTIPADDTFIPQLAQEEASYITAAILSKLAYDPKPLNLETSALIYKTFLKSLDPQRVFFTQKDIDDYAYMKNKMASYIARSSFDDCFDFFIHYRHRVQERYEYAISLLDKGFDFTKKESVEIDRKKSPWAKNESDIKDIWRKRVKNDYLRLKLANNSDEKIKTILKRRYNNSKNQVLRMNSEDVGELIINAYTKAVDAHSEYYSPSSAQDFAVSMSLSVEGIGAVLQKTDEYAQIRELVPGGPAAKSGMINPGDKIVAIAQGDTGPFEDVIDMRLNDIVKKVRGKRGTVIRLELMSSDQGADAKHKVVRIVREKVLMEEQAVRSKVLPVTRGKEVINIGIITIPSFYEEFRSSSDKSGATKNVSTDVKKAIESLQKENVAGLVLDLRNDGGGSLPQAAALSGLFLEPDSIVVQIQNANGHIDYVRSPRTPTFWDKPIIVLVNKFSASASEIFAGAMQDYGRALVVGDSTWGKGTVQVYQSLDNFLSARDRQKSSIGALKWTQQKFFMVSGASNQLKGIIPDIAFPSSVDTSELGESSYENAMPWTEIEPADYRPVGDVRQYLSKLTQLHKERTKESKSWNLMVDRIEYVKKVRDKKVLSLNYKVRLSEREEQEKVREGFEQRRKALGESEVDSFKLDDGLSYGEGNIKDEVADEKKMRENIDSAAREAAYILVDQIALSKKKP; this is translated from the coding sequence ATGAAAGTGCAAAAATTACTATTGACGCTAGGATTGCTAACTGCGGTTAGTACAGCTAGCTTTGCGACTGAAATCTCTGTCACTGAGCCTGTATCGAATGTTAGCTCATCCAATACGATTCCTGCGGATGACACATTTATACCTCAGCTTGCCCAAGAAGAGGCCAGTTACATCACCGCAGCGATTTTAAGTAAATTAGCCTATGACCCGAAACCGCTTAATCTCGAGACATCTGCATTAATTTACAAGACTTTCTTAAAAAGTTTGGATCCCCAAAGAGTCTTTTTTACTCAGAAAGATATTGATGACTACGCCTATATGAAAAATAAAATGGCGAGTTACATTGCACGTTCTTCGTTTGATGACTGTTTTGACTTTTTTATTCATTATCGTCATCGTGTTCAGGAGCGATATGAATACGCGATTTCTTTACTGGACAAAGGGTTTGATTTCACTAAGAAAGAAAGTGTTGAAATCGATCGAAAAAAATCGCCTTGGGCTAAGAATGAAAGCGATATAAAAGATATTTGGAGAAAGCGAGTGAAGAACGATTATTTGCGTTTGAAGCTTGCTAATAATTCTGATGAAAAAATCAAAACGATTTTAAAACGTCGTTACAATAACTCGAAAAACCAAGTGCTACGCATGAATAGCGAGGATGTGGGCGAGTTAATTATCAATGCTTACACTAAAGCAGTAGATGCTCATAGTGAGTACTATAGCCCGTCTTCTGCACAAGACTTTGCGGTGTCTATGTCCTTATCGGTTGAGGGGATTGGTGCGGTATTACAGAAAACGGATGAATATGCCCAAATTCGTGAATTAGTGCCAGGTGGTCCAGCAGCAAAATCTGGCATGATTAACCCAGGTGACAAGATTGTAGCGATCGCCCAAGGTGATACAGGGCCTTTTGAGGATGTTATCGATATGCGTTTAAACGATATCGTCAAAAAGGTACGTGGTAAACGAGGCACGGTTATTCGTTTGGAGTTGATGTCTTCTGATCAAGGGGCAGATGCCAAGCATAAGGTTGTGCGTATCGTCAGAGAAAAAGTATTGATGGAAGAACAGGCCGTGCGTTCTAAGGTTTTGCCTGTGACACGCGGTAAAGAAGTGATTAATATTGGTATTATCACGATTCCTAGCTTTTATGAGGAATTTCGTTCTTCATCTGATAAAAGCGGGGCGACTAAAAACGTCAGTACCGACGTGAAAAAAGCTATTGAATCACTTCAAAAAGAGAATGTTGCGGGCTTGGTATTGGATTTACGTAATGACGGAGGCGGTTCATTGCCACAAGCTGCTGCATTAAGTGGTTTGTTTTTAGAACCTGATTCCATTGTGGTCCAAATCCAAAACGCTAATGGTCATATCGATTATGTGCGTTCGCCTCGCACACCAACATTCTGGGATAAGCCCATTATTGTTTTGGTCAATAAATTCTCTGCTTCAGCGTCTGAAATTTTTGCAGGTGCGATGCAAGATTATGGTAGAGCCTTGGTTGTGGGCGATTCTACATGGGGCAAAGGTACGGTTCAAGTGTACCAATCGCTTGATAATTTCTTGTCTGCAAGAGATCGTCAAAAAAGTTCGATTGGAGCTTTAAAATGGACGCAACAAAAATTCTTTATGGTCAGTGGTGCGTCGAATCAGCTTAAAGGCATCATTCCTGATATCGCTTTCCCAAGCAGTGTGGATACAAGTGAGTTAGGCGAGTCGAGCTATGAAAACGCTATGCCATGGACAGAGATTGAACCTGCGGATTATCGTCCTGTTGGCGATGTCAGACAGTATTTATCTAAACTGACACAGCTTCATAAGGAACGTACAAAAGAATCTAAATCATGGAATTTGATGGTGGATAGAATTGAGTACGTGAAGAAAGTTCGTGATAAGAAAGTATTGTCCTTGAATTACAAAGTGCGTTTATCTGAACGTGAGGAACAAGAAAAAGTGCGTGAGGGTTTTGAACAAAGACGTAAAGCGCTAGGCGAGTCTGAAGTTGATAGTTTTAAACTGGATGACGGCTTGTCTTATGGTGAGGGCAATATCAAAGATGAAGTGGCGGATGAGAAAAAAATGCGTGAGAATATTGACTCTGCTGCACGTGAAGCCGCTTATATCTTAGTCGATCAAATTGCTTTGTCTAAGAAAAAACCATAA
- a CDS encoding ribonuclease domain-containing protein — protein MTRKMFISLLGLVFVTIIAVAYLMINDLRASARVARAANSCENVLRNLAREENASIYDLPKLALTIRMLKNKASLPSFYITKQKAMHRGWRPGRSLWDEDVLEGKMIGGDYFGNFEQKLPQGRWQEADFDYQGSRQRNAKRIIFSKTQQYITFDHYQSFRKVPDCQ, from the coding sequence ATGACTAGGAAAATGTTTATCAGTTTATTAGGTTTGGTATTTGTCACGATTATTGCAGTGGCATACCTGATGATTAATGATTTGCGTGCGTCTGCCCGTGTTGCACGTGCTGCCAATAGTTGTGAGAATGTATTAAGAAACCTCGCTAGAGAAGAAAATGCCAGCATCTATGATTTGCCTAAGTTAGCATTGACCATCAGAATGCTAAAAAACAAAGCGAGTTTGCCTAGTTTTTATATCACGAAACAAAAAGCCATGCATCGAGGATGGCGCCCAGGCCGTTCTTTATGGGATGAAGACGTTTTAGAGGGTAAGATGATCGGTGGTGATTATTTTGGTAATTTTGAACAAAAACTCCCTCAAGGCAGATGGCAAGAGGCAGATTTTGATTACCAAGGAAGTCGTCAGCGTAATGCTAAACGTATTATTTTTTCAAAAACCCAGCAATACATTACTTTTGACCATTACCAGTCATTTAGAAAAGTTCCAGATTGTCAGTGA
- the fdxH gene encoding formate dehydrogenase subunit beta — protein sequence MALQSLDIKRRSATVEVTPPPGVRKPVEVAKLIDVSTCIGCKACQVACSEWNDLRDEIGTCHGVYDNPIDLTAKSWTVMRFNEVEEHGKLEWLIRKDGCMHCSEPGCLKACPSPGAIIQYQNGIVDFHQENCIGCGYCISGCPFNIPRINQEDNRAYKCTLCSDRVAVGQEPACVKTCPTGAIRFGSKEDMKQLAQERIDDLKARGYEHAGLYDPQGVGGTHVMYVLHHADNPNLYSGLPENPEISPTVRFWKGLLKPLATFGIAAATLFGFFHYITVGPNRSDDELEDMTVIGKDGKLHKGDDK from the coding sequence ATGGCATTACAATCATTAGATATTAAACGCCGTTCTGCAACGGTAGAAGTGACACCGCCACCTGGTGTTCGTAAACCTGTAGAAGTTGCAAAACTTATTGATGTGAGTACCTGTATTGGCTGTAAAGCATGTCAGGTGGCTTGTTCAGAATGGAATGATTTAAGAGATGAGATTGGCACCTGTCATGGTGTGTATGATAACCCCATTGATCTCACGGCAAAAAGCTGGACGGTCATGAGATTTAATGAGGTTGAAGAACATGGTAAATTAGAATGGTTAATTCGTAAAGACGGGTGTATGCACTGTAGTGAACCGGGCTGTTTGAAAGCCTGTCCTTCACCTGGTGCCATTATTCAATATCAAAATGGTATTGTGGATTTTCATCAGGAAAATTGTATTGGTTGCGGTTATTGTATTTCGGGCTGTCCGTTTAACATTCCTCGCATCAATCAAGAAGACAATCGTGCTTACAAATGTACTTTGTGTTCAGATCGCGTGGCTGTGGGACAAGAGCCTGCTTGTGTGAAAACCTGTCCAACAGGGGCCATTCGTTTTGGTAGCAAAGAAGACATGAAACAGCTTGCCCAAGAACGTATTGATGATTTGAAAGCAAGAGGTTATGAGCATGCTGGTTTGTATGATCCCCAAGGCGTTGGCGGTACACACGTGATGTATGTGCTTCACCATGCCGATAATCCTAACTTATATAGCGGATTGCCAGAGAATCCAGAGATTAGTCCTACGGTAAGATTTTGGAAAGGCCTATTAAAACCTTTAGCGACATTCGGTATCGCAGCGGCTACGTTATTTGGCTTTTTCCACTATATTACAGTGGGCCCCAATCGTTCAGATGATGAATTGGAGGACATGACGGTTATTGGTAAAGATGGAAAATTGCACAAAGGGGATGATAAATGA
- a CDS encoding SDR family oxidoreductase, which yields MRILILGKNGQLGRSLFLRLAQEHDVQAWSREDFCFQTSFDFKKIEDYQPDILINAVGFTQVDQAEKQQETAYQVNAHIPFLIAEKIRAAQLPTAFIHFSTDFVFAGNFYRPYVEEDTPSPINYYGITKAESERLLRQALPQQTWIFRLSRLYSVDSSQHFAARLKQQLSKQKRVEVVDDQWGHFTDTQWVSTQLAQLLNQLAPDNAGIYHLVPKEAKSLYQYALEVWQQEKEKGLFLANEIVPISTQEWLQKQHADFAKRPLRLQLSQEKIYKTFTI from the coding sequence ATGCGAATTTTAATACTAGGAAAGAACGGTCAACTCGGCCGTTCTTTGTTTTTGAGATTGGCTCAAGAACACGATGTACAAGCATGGTCAAGAGAAGACTTTTGTTTTCAAACGTCCTTTGATTTTAAGAAGATTGAGGATTATCAGCCTGATATTTTAATCAATGCCGTAGGCTTTACGCAGGTGGATCAGGCCGAAAAGCAACAAGAAACAGCGTATCAAGTGAATGCTCACATTCCTTTTTTGATCGCTGAAAAAATCCGTGCCGCCCAATTACCCACCGCTTTTATCCATTTTTCCACTGACTTTGTTTTTGCAGGAAACTTTTATCGTCCTTATGTGGAAGAGGATACGCCATCGCCCATCAATTACTACGGTATCACTAAAGCTGAAAGTGAGCGTTTATTAAGGCAGGCATTACCTCAACAGACTTGGATATTTCGTTTAAGTCGTTTATATAGTGTTGATTCCTCGCAACATTTTGCGGCTCGTTTGAAACAACAATTAAGCAAGCAAAAGCGAGTAGAGGTGGTGGACGACCAATGGGGCCATTTTACGGATACGCAATGGGTCTCAACACAGCTTGCCCAGTTGTTAAATCAGCTTGCTCCTGACAATGCGGGTATTTATCATCTGGTTCCTAAAGAAGCAAAATCGTTGTACCAATATGCTTTAGAGGTTTGGCAGCAAGAGAAAGAAAAAGGCTTGTTTTTAGCGAATGAAATAGTGCCGATTTCTACTCAAGAATGGTTGCAAAAACAACACGCTGATTTTGCAAAACGACCATTAAGATTACAATTAAGTCAAGAAAAAATATATAAGACCTTTACAATTTAA